CGACTTCATGCGAGAGCTCGTACGAGAAGCACCTTCGGGCAAGTACGAGCTCAACCTGGAGTATTTCCGGCACCACAGCGAAGGCGTCGACTACAGCGCCGACGCCGAGGGACACCCCACTGCGGCGCCGCTTTTCTCCTCGCGGCTCAGTGACCGTCTTGGCGAGCCGCGTGAGCGTGGTGCGGAGCTCACCCAACGGGACAAAGACCTTGCGCGCTCGCTTCAGGAGCGCCTCGAAGAGGTCTACTTTCACATCTTGCGCGATTTGCACGTGCGCACCGGCCTGGACGCGCTGTGCGTGGCCGGCGGTGTCGCGCTCAACTCCGTCGCGAACGGTAAGGTTTTCGCCAACACCCCCTTCCGGCGCTTTCACGGCCATCCTGCGGCCACGGACGATGGCACGGCCTTCGGCGCTGCCTGCTTCGTCCACAGCGTCACCCTGGGCAAGCCACGCGGCGAACCTCTGCGGCATGCGTACTTGGGCCCGGCGTTTTCCGATCGAGAGATCGAGACCGCAATCGAACGCGCCGGGCTGAAGGCCCGCCATCTAAACGACGAGGAACTTTTTTCGGTTACGGCCGAGCGCCTCGAACAGGGTCGGATCGTGGGCTGGTTTCAGGGTCGCATGGAATGGGGACCGCGGGCTCTTGGGGCGCGCTCTATCGTGGCGCACCCGGGCCTTGCCAGCATGAAAGACACGTTGAACGCGCGCATCAAGCACCGCGAGGCGTTCCGGCCCTTTGCTCCGTCCATCCTGGAGGAACGCGTCGGTGACTACTTCGAGCAGACCTGGCCCAGCGACTTCATGATGCAGGTCTACCCTACCCGCCCGGAACGGCGGCGCGAGATCCAGGCCGCGGACCATGTGGACCACACCGGACGCTTGCAGACGGTCAACAAGCAAGCATGCCCCCGCTACCACAGGCTCATCGAGGCCTTCGAGGCACGCACGGGCATTCCCGTCGTGCTCAACACCTCGTTCAACGAAAACGAGCCCATCGTGTGTCGGCCCGACGAGGCGATCGCGTGCTACCAGCGAACTCGCATGGACGTTCTGGTGATGGGCAACTGGTTCATGGAGAAAGCGGCGGTTTAGGCATCGGGCGCGAACGCGGGGACTTGCTGCGGCGTCTCCACGCCGGCCGGCACCGCACAGGGGACGTGCAGCGCTCGCGTCAGGATCTGCTCGCACAGATCACCGAAACCGAGCCCGCTGCCACGGGCGATCTTCGGAAGTAGGGAGGTGGGGGTCAGTCCGGGTAGGGTATTGACCTCGAGCACGTATTCGTTCTCCCCTTCGGTCACCAGCATATCCACACGGGTCGCGCCTCTCGAATCCAGCGCACACGCAGCGCGCTCGGCGATGTTCAGCACGCATTGGTAATGTGTCGGCGACAAGCGAGCTGGCAGATGGTAGTCGGTCTGACCCTCCAGGTACTTGGATCGATAATCGTAGATGCCGGACTTGGGGGCGATTTCGATGGCCCCGAGCGCCGTGGCGTCGAGCAGACCTACCGCCACCTCACGACCTGCGACAAAGCGCTCCACGAGTATGCAGCGGTCGAAGCGGGCTGATTCCTCGGCGCGCTGAAACAACTCCGACGGATCGTTGGCACGTCCTGCTCCGATGCTGGAACCGAGCCGTCTCGGCTTGACGAACACGGGGAAGCCGAACGAGCCGTGGATATCCTCCAGATCCTCGATTCGATCCGCCGTCATCTCGTAGTAGGGCGGCGTCGGTACGTTGTGCAGTCGAAACAGCTCCTTCGCCTTTACCTTGTCCATGGCCAGAGCGCTGGCCAACACGCCGGAGCCTGTATAGGGGATATCGAGCATCTCAAGCATGCCTTGAATACAGCCGTCCTCGCCGTAGGGGCCGTGCAAGGCCAGGAAGGCGACGTCGATGGCCGTCTGGCGCAGCACTCGATCGATGTCTCGATCGACGAAGATCTTGCGTACATCGTAGCCCCGCTCGTGCAGAGTGTTGCAGACGGCCTCGCCGCTGCGCAACGAAACTTCCCGCTCCGCACCCAACCCTCCCATCAGGACACCCACTCGCTTGGTCTTCATCGTGCTCCTCGTTCAATCGCATCGGGTCACGAAGCTCGTGCCGGTGCGGCGATCCGTTGGCCGTAACAGCAGCCGAGATCCGGGTCAAGAAAGCCGCCTCGGGGAGCGCCCATGAGGCCGCGAGCCTCGTTTGCGATGAACGATCACCGATGATAGGGTCGCCGATCACTGACGCTCTTGACCTGCCGATTGCTGTATCGACCCCGAGCGGCGCGCCCATGGTGGACCCGTCGAAGGTCGCGGCGGCGGGAGCTCCAACCCGTGGGGACCGACCACTATGACCTTTACCGAAGCGGCGCTCGAAGTACTGCGCAACGTTAGGAAGCCACTGCACTACAAGAAGATCACGGAGCTCGCCATCGAGCAAAACCTCCTGTCGCATGTGGGCAAGACTCCGGAGGTCACCATGAGCTCTCGACTGGCGACCATGGTGAAGAAGGACCGCGGTGACGCACCGATCGTGAAAATCCGCCCCGGTGTCTTCAGCCTGCGGGAGTTCGCAGACGAAACAAGCCCCGATGAGAGCGTGAAGGAGCCCGAAGCCGCCGGCGCTGAACCGGCGCCACAGGTCGATGCCGCTCCTGCGGGGCCGGAACCGCCTGGATCCGACCTGTTCCCTCAGGAAGAAGACGACGACGAGCCCATACTGGCTGCCCTAGGCGAGGACGGCGAACGCAGGGATAGCAAGCGGCGGCGGCGGCGGCGGCGGCGGCGAGGCCGTGGTGCAACGACAACCGGCCCGGAAGCCGAGTCGGCAGCTCAGGACGAGCCTGCCAACGGTGCCGAGGCGCCGGAGGAGCCCGGCCTGTCGCAGGAGCCCGAGGACGCTGATCTGCTCGGTAGAGAGCTCGCCGATGCCGTGTTTTCCGTGCTGGCACGCGGTTCGCGTCAACCAGCGACCTTCAAGCGCGCGGCGGAGCTTCTGGTTGAACGGGGTAGACTCGGCGGCAGTCCGGCAGCACTCGCTTCGACCGTGGCGGCTTCCCTGCGAGCGGACAACGCGAACCGCCTGCGATCCACCATGCCTGCTCGGTTCCGGATCCAAGGCGATCGGCTCACCCTCACCGACTGGCATCTCGGCTCGGAGCTCGTGGGCGCTCAAGAGGCCGTCGAGCGCGCCGCCGTCAGGCAGCGTGAAGTGGCGCGCAGGCTGTTCGTCAACAAGCTATGCGATCTACCCTTGACCGGGTTCGCGGAATTCATCGCGACCTGGCTCAACGCCGAAGGCGTCGCCTCGCTGCGCGCGGTGCGCCGGCCGGGCAGCTCGACCAACGAGCTGCATTTCGCAGGAACACTCAGGCGGGGAAGTGAAGAACGTCGTCTGGCCTTGGTTGTGCGGCGCGACCGCAGGGAGATTACCCGCGAGCTCGTTATCGAGGCCCGCGGAGCGCTGCACCACTACGGCAACGCCGGCGGTGCTTGGCTGGTCACGACTGGGCAGCTGAGCTCCGGCGCGCGCGAGGAAGCTTCCTCGATGGGTGCGGCCCCTGTTGCCTTGTTTGACGGGGACGCCCTGGTGCAAGCCATGGAAGCCCTGGGAATCGGCGTGCGACTGCACAGCGTGCGCTTGACGAATATCGACCTCGATTTCTTCGAGGCCCTGGGCGATTCTGCGACGCTGGCGCGCCCGCCCCGGGGAATGAGGGAGCGAGAGACCCGCGAACGGGAGAGCGATCGGCGCAACCGGCGTGGCCGCAGGGAAGGACGCGCGCGACGCAAGGATGCCGAATGGGAGGCCCCGGTCGGCGACGACCACGCCCGTCAGGGAGAGTCGAAGACGCTCGACGGCGAGCTGGAAAGTGCAGAAAACAACCGAAAAACCAAAGTCGAAACCGAGCGGGCAGCCGCAACCTCCGAGGGGTCGCAGCACGCCGAGGAGAAGGTCGCTCTATCCGATCCGGATGCCGTAACGAAAGCGCCTTTGGCTGCGCAGGCGCCGATGCCAAGCACCCCCGCCGAGATGGCCGTGGACTCCAGTAC
The Pseudomonadota bacterium genome window above contains:
- a CDS encoding HTH domain-containing protein, which gives rise to MTFTEAALEVLRNVRKPLHYKKITELAIEQNLLSHVGKTPEVTMSSRLATMVKKDRGDAPIVKIRPGVFSLREFADETSPDESVKEPEAAGAEPAPQVDAAPAGPEPPGSDLFPQEEDDDEPILAALGEDGERRDSKRRRRRRRRRGRGATTTGPEAESAAQDEPANGAEAPEEPGLSQEPEDADLLGRELADAVFSVLARGSRQPATFKRAAELLVERGRLGGSPAALASTVAASLRADNANRLRSTMPARFRIQGDRLTLTDWHLGSELVGAQEAVERAAVRQREVARRLFVNKLCDLPLTGFAEFIATWLNAEGVASLRAVRRPGSSTNELHFAGTLRRGSEERRLALVVRRDRREITRELVIEARGALHHYGNAGGAWLVTTGQLSSGAREEASSMGAAPVALFDGDALVQAMEALGIGVRLHSVRLTNIDLDFFEALGDSATLARPPRGMRERETRERESDRRNRRGRREGRARRKDAEWEAPVGDDHARQGESKTLDGELESAENNRKTKVETERAAATSEGSQHAEEKVALSDPDAVTKAPLAAQAPMPSTPAEMAVDSSTESQSERSSRVPTAQLDTPAPLLQGTPEPAVAEASREAGAEIKAGTEIKAGAEDDKTKPGAPPPSPDHADGESAGPDAAAVETATGAAATVEPDNRTVASDNRTVASDNRTVASDNRQD
- a CDS encoding carbamoyltransferase; the encoded protein is MPTYILGINAFHADAAVVLLRDGEVAAALAEERLNRVKHYAGFPRLALRKALDMGGIAIGDLDHIAIGRASTANLRQKLAFSLKNLGRIGKLARQRLENRAQIQDIPALVAETCEVPRSEIRARFSHVEHHLCHAASAFLPSPFDRAAILTVDGFGDFASAMLARGDGRRIEVLDRVLFPHSLGILYSAVCQFIGYDRYGDEGKVMGLAPYGAPSYLDFMRELVREAPSGKYELNLEYFRHHSEGVDYSADAEGHPTAAPLFSSRLSDRLGEPRERGAELTQRDKDLARSLQERLEEVYFHILRDLHVRTGLDALCVAGGVALNSVANGKVFANTPFRRFHGHPAATDDGTAFGAACFVHSVTLGKPRGEPLRHAYLGPAFSDREIETAIERAGLKARHLNDEELFSVTAERLEQGRIVGWFQGRMEWGPRALGARSIVAHPGLASMKDTLNARIKHREAFRPFAPSILEERVGDYFEQTWPSDFMMQVYPTRPERRREIQAADHVDHTGRLQTVNKQACPRYHRLIEAFEARTGIPVVLNTSFNENEPIVCRPDEAIACYQRTRMDVLVMGNWFMEKAAV
- a CDS encoding D-alanine--D-alanine ligase translates to MKTKRVGVLMGGLGAEREVSLRSGEAVCNTLHERGYDVRKIFVDRDIDRVLRQTAIDVAFLALHGPYGEDGCIQGMLEMLDIPYTGSGVLASALAMDKVKAKELFRLHNVPTPPYYEMTADRIEDLEDIHGSFGFPVFVKPRRLGSSIGAGRANDPSELFQRAEESARFDRCILVERFVAGREVAVGLLDATALGAIEIAPKSGIYDYRSKYLEGQTDYHLPARLSPTHYQCVLNIAERAACALDSRGATRVDMLVTEGENEYVLEVNTLPGLTPTSLLPKIARGSGLGFGDLCEQILTRALHVPCAVPAGVETPQQVPAFAPDA